In Gemmatimonadota bacterium, the genomic stretch CCGCGTACCCCCTCCATCGCCCTGAGACGCCCCGCGCCGGGGAGGGCGATCTCGAACCAGTTGGAGAGCGTCGTGTATATGCCCGAGAAGTCCCGGGCGCGCTCCGTGGAGCGGGTTTCGATCATTCCGGCCGTCATGGGGCGACCCTATGTCGCATCTCGACTCATGGCCCGGGGAGGTGCACGAAGAATGCCATCCGGGACTAGCAGTGGGCCAAGCTTCGGGAAAATAGGGCGGGGCCCCCCTAGGGGGCCCCGCGATCGCTTTACCAACGTGCACTAGGGACGAAGCGCGAAGTACTTATACGAGAGAGTGAATGCCTCGTTGAACTGCTTCGTCCCCGCAAGATAGGTCTGCCGGACCCCCTCCGTGAATATCAGGTCCGCCGTCGTGCGATACGCCGTGTTCCCTGTCTGCTGGGCCAACCAACTGTACGTGGTGACGTAGAGCAGATTCAAGTCACCGCTCGCCGACGGGCCCGAGTTGTTGCGGGCGCAGTACGCTGACTGGTAGTTAAAGCTCCCACCCGTCGGCCGCCACTGCGTCGCCCACAGCCAGTCGGCATTGGCCTTGACCGAGGTCAGAATCCGGCCGTCAGCCTGGAAACGCTGGAAGTAGCGGATCATCACGTCGTTCAGGAGCCCGTTCATGTAGTTCAGGCTCGTGCCGCACCAGCCGTTCCAGAGGAAGGCTCCGCTCGGCTGCTGCGCCTTGAGGATCTGCGTCAGCATGAGTGGCAAGTGCGTCGACCACGACGACGGCGTGTAGTTGGCCCCACCCGGTGCCTGGATCTCCCATGCCAGCAGGAAGGCCTGCAGCGAGCGCGCCTGCCCTCGGCTCTCCATGTCGCCGTGATTGATGTTCCCCAGACTTCCGGTTCGATAGTAAGAACCGAGGATGTCTGCCGTCTTCCCTACGGCAACCTGCGAGTGGGGATCGCCGGTCAGCCGGTAGTGCGCCGCGATCCCTTCCAACTGCGACCAGTAGAGCGAGGCGCCGTACTTGTTGGGCTCAAGGTACTTGGTGCGGTAGTCCATCGCAGTGAGCGTACCGCGCCGCCAGTACTCGGGATTCCCCGTCCGCACCCACCAAGCGTAATAGATCTGGGCCCGATCGTAATAGTTGGTCGCCGCCCAATCGTAGCCGTACGTAGCCCAGTGCTTCTCGGCGTTGGCCGCCCAGTCGGTCTCATACTTCAGGTACGCTCCACCCAATGCCTTGTTCTGCGCCACGGATGTCGTTGGCCCAACGACTTCCGTGGCGATCAGGTAGTTCGGGTCGGTCGGAAGCGCGACGGCGATCGGGATTCCCGGTATTGCCTGCGGGGGAATGTCTGCCGTTCGTGGCTGCCCCAGTTCAAGGAGGGCGGCCGCGCCTGAAGTCGGCACGTCGTAGAGAAACTGCACGACGACGGAGCGCAACGAACCGTCCTTGTGCGATCCCGCCGTGGCAGCCGCCGCGATTGGGATCTCGACGTTGTTGATGGTCAGCTTGACGCTCGCCAGTCCGGTGGGCGGGAGTGCCCCCGGCACGAGCGGAATGGCATTCGAGACGAGCACCACGCCGGCCCCGGGGACGAGTCGAGTCACCACAAGGGGAATCGAGGTGGGACTGACGGTTGGCGGCGCCCGAGGCGCGGCGACCGTGATTGCAGCTGTATCACTCGCACCTCGCGAACTCGCCCGAATGATGGCGGTCCCCGGAGCGACGGCCGTGATCACTCCAGCCGTGGAGATTGAGAGCACGGTGGCGCCGCTATCGACACTCCACGCGAAGGTCTCTCCGGTGATGACGACTCCGGCGGAGTCCTTGCCGATTGCAGTGGCAACGGTTGTCTCCCCAACCTGGAGCGCCGCAACCGGGACGGTGACGGTGACGCTGGCCAACGCGCGCGGTGGAGGGGGCGCCGATACCGTGAGCAGTACGGTGGAACTGAGCGCCCCGACCGTCCCTCGGATCACGGCAGTCCCCGGCGCGATGGCGGTGACGAGCCCAGACGCGGAGACCGTTGCAGCTGTGTTGCCGCTATCCACGCTCCACGCCACCGACTGCCCAGTCACGACGGCACCGGATGAATCCCTCACCGTTGCCGTCGCGCTAGCCGTTTCCCCGACGACGAGCGACGAGTCGCCCAGGCTCAGGGTCAGCGATACGATCGCCTTGGGTGCCGGAGCGAGCACGATGACTGAGTCGGCTCCGTTGATGTTCTTGATGGTCGCGCGAATCTGCGCTCGCCCCGGAGCGATGGCCTGCACGAGTCCCACCTCGGAGACGGTGGCGACGGCGCGCTCCGATGACGTCCAGGTTACAATCGCGTTTGGAAGCACGTGACCGCTGGCGTCGTAGACAACCGCGCTCGCCTGGACGCTCGTTCCCACGTCCAACGCGCGAGCGCTCAACGAGACCGCAACAACGGCCGGTTCGTTTGACGGCGACGTAGACAACAGCGGCCGTGCAGCGTCTCCGCCGCAACCGGCGGCTACAACGAGGCCCGTCATACTCGCGAGGAGCAGAGTGGACCTGAACGATGCAGCGTACATAGTGGAGAACGGCATTAGGAGACCCGTGCGCCTGCGCTCTTCTGCCCTGCTGAACGGACAAGATCCCGCCGCCGGGTCGAACTCGCAATACCCGTGCGCCGACACCACAACTTCTTCGCACCAAGAGTCGTTGCTCCCGAGCGATGCCGTGCGCCGCCGAGATGTAGCAGGACGATGCCTACGTCCCGCGTATGCGGGACGTAGGCATCGAACATGCCCGAGTCGGCTTCAGGCGCTACTGCCGGAAG encodes the following:
- a CDS encoding Ig-like domain-containing protein; amino-acid sequence: MGTSVQASAVVYDASGHVLPNAIVTWTSSERAVATVSEVGLVQAIAPGRAQIRATIKNINGADSVIVLAPAPKAIVSLTLSLGDSSLVVGETASATATVRDSSGAVVTGQSVAWSVDSGNTAATVSASGLVTAIAPGTAVIRGTVGALSSTVLLTVSAPPPPRALASVTVTVPVAALQVGETTVATAIGKDSAGVVITGETFAWSVDSGATVLSISTAGVITAVAPGTAIIRASSRGASDTAAITVAAPRAPPTVSPTSIPLVVTRLVPGAGVVLVSNAIPLVPGALPPTGLASVKLTINNVEIPIAAAATAGSHKDGSLRSVVVQFLYDVPTSGAAALLELGQPRTADIPPQAIPGIPIAVALPTDPNYLIATEVVGPTTSVAQNKALGGAYLKYETDWAANAEKHWATYGYDWAATNYYDRAQIYYAWWVRTGNPEYWRRGTLTAMDYRTKYLEPNKYGASLYWSQLEGIAAHYRLTGDPHSQVAVGKTADILGSYYRTGSLGNINHGDMESRGQARSLQAFLLAWEIQAPGGANYTPSSWSTHLPLMLTQILKAQQPSGAFLWNGWCGTSLNYMNGLLNDVMIRYFQRFQADGRILTSVKANADWLWATQWRPTGGSFNYQSAYCARNNSGPSASGDLNLLYVTTYSWLAQQTGNTAYRTTADLIFTEGVRQTYLAGTKQFNEAFTLSYKYFALRP